Genomic segment of Sodaliphilus pleomorphus:
ATGGGAAAAGTCGGTCCACACAAATGGTGACGAGAAAAACCCAATTTCTATATATTGCAATGTAAAAAATGATTCAATCTGTGTAATGGATTACAGTTTTGATGGCTGGCGCGCTCGAATGTCAACAGGCTTCACAAAATACCGGGGGTGGCTGTATTGGTTCAACACCATGCTGCCCGGGGGCTTGATGCGGGGCTACACCACATCTCCTCCCACAACCCGCAAGTTCCACATAAGCAACTACCAGTTTGCCGACATTTTCCCTTACAGAGTTGTATATGACTACAAAAACAGGAAGTTTCTGCACAAGTGTGCCACGGCAAAATACTGAGCTGCGGTATCGCCGGTGCCGAGACTCAAGGCCATGCAACTTGAACATGAAATTGCTGGTTCACATGTATGTGACCAGCCCATTACATCAGGTCCTGCCAGCAACAGCGACCTATGGCTCATTACAGATGTTTTCAAAAAAAAATGCAACATGAAATTGACTTGTATAAAAACTGCTGTCGCAATGGTTATTTTGTTGTGCAGCCACATCAATTGCCTCTCCCAGGGCACCTATGAAATCGATCTTTATGCCGTCACCTTCACCGCCGAAATACCTGAAGTGAAGGTGGATCAATTGTTGCTGAGAGAAATCCACAACTTCATATTTAGCGACAAAACCGACAAGCAGGCCCAACGGCTGAAAGCCAACCACCAAGACGACGACAGCCACTATATTATGGTTTCGTGTCGCGTTTACAACGATTCAATTTGTGAGATTTATTTCAATATTGATGGCATCCGCGACTGCATATCTGCGGGCTTCACAAAGTACAATGGGTGGCTGTATTGGTTCAACGACATGTTGCCCGACGGGTTGATGCTGGGTTACTCAGCCTCTCCTCAGGTAACACGCCGATTCTTTGTAGACAATAATAAAGCAAACTACCTGACTTCCCACAAGTTTGTGTATAACTACAAAAAATGCAAAATCACGAGTAAATGGTATAGGAAAAAACGTATATACTGAGGCATGCAACACTACCAATAATAACTAACAAACACTGAAACAAAAATGACGAAAACTGCCAAACGACTGCTGCTGGCGGCAATGCTGCTGCTGGCAAGCGTGCCGGCCACCAAGGCCGGCGAGAGCCTGGGAGCCTACTTGAAGGCGGGCTTCAACATGTCGAACTACGTGATGGGCGAGATGCCCCACGGCATGAAGCCGGGGTTCCACTTCGGGGCAGGCTACGAGTACCGCATGGCGCCACGCTGGGGCATGGCCGTGGAAATGTACATGAGCTTCCAGGGCGCCAAGTTCGACCCCAAGAAGATCGACAACATCGACGAGGTGATGGAGGCCGACGAGCAGGGCGTGAAGCTCGACAAAGACATCACGCTCAACGCCATCTACTTTGAGCTGCCAGTGCTGGCCAAGTTCTACGTCACGCCACGCTTGAGCATCGACTTGGGCCCGCAGCTGGGCATAGCGGCGCAAAACCACCTGAAGATGGGCGATGTGCAGGTCGACAAGGTGGGGCGCTCGTTTGAGGCCTGGGACTTGAGTGCCTCGGCAGGCCTCACGTGGTGCGTCACGCCGCGCCTGCTGGTGCAGGCCCGCTACAACCTGAGCTTGATAAAGGTGATGAAAGGCATCGACATCGACGAGTACATGCCGCAGGCGGGCAACCGCAACTACGACGACCGCATCCAGAACCTCCAGCTCTCGGTGGGCTACCGCTTCTGAGCGACAGGGCGCCGAGAGCGGCAAGAATTTAGACCGATTTTTGAAAAAATGTGGGCTTTTTGCTTTTAAATCTTGAGAATATCGATTAATTTTGCAACCGAATTTGCTAAAATGTGAAAGAGCAATGCCGCACAAGCCACACTGGCAGGCGGCGCGGTGCTCTCGCATGGCTGCAGGTTGAAAGAAAAAAAGACTTATATCTTTAATCTAAGTAAATTACAAAGCAAGATATGGCAAACAAGACAAAAGGTAGTGCTCGCACCTCGGTAGAAGGCATCAATGATTCCCTCTCGTCAATCGAGCAAAAGTTGGAGAACAATCAGAAATACATCTACTATGCGCTCATCGCAGTGGCGGTGGTCATCCTGGCCGTGGGCGGATACCTGTGGTATCGCAGCAGTGCCATCGAGAAGGGCAACAAGGAGATAGGCAAGGCCGACATACAGCTGCTCATGTACAACAACCCCGACAGCGCCCTCACGCTCTACAAGCGCGTGGCCGAGCGCAACAGCTTCGGGCCCGCCAACCGCGCCGCCCAGATGGCCGCAACCATCCTGTTCCAGAAGGGCAAGTACGATGAGGCACTCAAGTACTTGAAGAAGAGCAAACCCGAGGGTGACGTGGCCGGCCCGGCCATGAAGTCGCTCGAGGGCGACTGCTATGTCAACAAGAGCCAGGCCAAGGGAGGCAAGCAATACTACAACGAGGCACTCAGCGCCTATGACGAGGCCATAAAGCTCGCCGGCGACAACGAGAACTACACGCCGGTGTTCATGCTCAAGAAGGCCACTGTGCTGCACGCCAACGCAAAATATGCCGACGAGCTCAAGGTGTATGAAGACATGAAGCAGCAGTTCCCCACCTACGCGCTGCAGAACCGCATCAACCTCGACAAGTACATCGAGCGTGCCAAGGCTCTTGCCGGCAAGTGATCGTGCGCCTGAGCGGCGATATCATTCAAGTATATATATTATAATTTTTCAAGAGGCTGGACAACTGCACACCACATTGTCCGGCCTTTTTTTTATGCTTTTTGCCTGGAAAAGCCGTATCTTTGCCACTGCAAAAGAAACAACACAACATCATCATCAAACCATCAAAGCAAAACAAAGCAATGAAGACAATCTACAAGCGCATTCTGCTCAAGCTCAGCGGCGAGTCGCTGGCAGGCGAGCAGGGCTTCGGCATCGACCAGCAGCGCGTGGCCGACTATAGCGAGCAAATCAAGGAAATCGTCGACGCTGGCGTCGAGGTGGCTGTCGTGATAGGCGGCGGCAACATCTTCCGCGGCCTCAAGGGCGCCGCCCAGGGTGTCGACCGCGTGAAAGGCGACTACATGGGCATGCTGGCCACGGTGATCAACTCGCTGGCCCTCTCGAGCGGCCTCGACGCCGTGGGGCAGCCCTCGCAGGTGCTCACAGCCGTGGGCATGTTTCCCATAGGCGAGCAGTACAGCAAGTGGCGTGCCATCGAGGCCATGCAGCAGGGCAAGGTAGCCATCATGTCGTGCGGCACGGGCAACCCGTTTTTCACCACCGACACGGGCTCGGCCCTGCGCGGCATCGAGGTGGGGGCCGACGTGATGCTCAAGGGCACGCGCGTCGACGGCATCTACACGGCCGACCCCGAGAAAGACCCCACGGCCACCAAGTTTGACCGCATCACCTACGACGAGATCTACCGCCGCGGGCTGAAAGTGATGGACATGACGGCCACCATCATGTGCAAGGAAAACAACCTGCCCATACACGTGTTCAACATGGACGTGAAGGGCAACCTGCGCAAGGTGGTGAGCGGCGAGCCGTGCGGCACCGTCGTGTACCAGGACAACACCGGCCGGTAAAAGCTATCGTTTTTCTTCTCACGCCACGCCCGCAGCGCAGAGACAGACAGGGCTACATGTACTGCATCTGCACGTAGTGGCACACACACAGCGTCACCGCCAGCACGAGGGCATAGACTGCCGCAAAGGTGCACAGCGCGTGACGCATTTTCTTGTCGCGCCACTGGCACAGCACATAGACGGCGATCACCACAAACAGCGGTTGCAGCGGCAGCGTGTAGCGCGCCACCGAGCCGCCGGTGGCATAGGCCACAGCCAGGAAGCACGCCACAGGCCACAGCGCCAGCCAGCCCAGCGAGCGAGCACGCCGCCAGCTCATAAACAGGAAGTAGAACAGCGACAGCCCGCCCACGGCATACCACGTGCAGGTGGTGCGCGACAAGATGTTGAGCACGCTGTAGTCGCCCCTGAGCCAGGGGAAGGGCACCAGGTAGAGCGCCGTGGCCGTGACGGGGGTGAGCAGCACCTTGAGCCACAGCGGGTGGTAGAAGTAGTCGCCCAGCACCGCGCGCAAGGGCTGCTGCGAGGGGCCCACAATGTACATCTCGCTCATGCGGTCGGCACTGCGGGTGGTGTTGACCAGGGTGCGCACCTGGTGGTAGAAGTAGGCCTCGCGGGCAAACACCTCGGTGCCCAGCACAAAGAGCACCAGGGTGATGAGCAGCAGCGCCCCGCCGCGCCGCCAGTTGCGCCGCCAGTCATGGGCCACGGCCAGCACGATGCCCGCCGCCACAAAATAGGCCATGGTGCCGCGCGTGGAAATGAGCATGCCGGCACCCAGAAAGAACACAAGCGTCTCGCGCCAGAGCTTTGCGCCGTGCAAGGTCTCGCTCCGGGCCAGGCCCGAGAGCACATAGCCCACCATGGCCATGCCCATGTAGTTGAGCGCCTCCTTCTGCAAGAGCGCCCCCTGCGAGAGCATGTAGGTAGACAGCGCCATGAGCAGCATGGCCAGCAGCATGACCTGGCGGCCGCCGCTCTCGAGGCGGCCGGCCAACAGGCGGCACGCCATGAACCCGAACACCACCATCGAGAGCAACGTGAGCATGTAGTTCACCGCCATGGGCCACACCAGGCTCACGCCCAGCAGCTTCCACGTGAGGTAGATCATGGCCGGCAGCCCGTAGTAGTGCACATTGCGCTGGGGCGGCACGCTGCCGTCGTAGTAGTGCAAGGCACACTTATAGTACTTGCCGCCGTCGCTCAAGATGTGGGGAGCATCGAGGGGGCGCCCGGCGTGCACAGTCCACGACCACATGTTGTAGACTGCAAAAGCCATGAGCCCTGCACCCACCACATAGAGCAGCACAAGGCTGCCCGTGGAGCAGTGGCGCGAGCGCGACAACACGGCACGCGGCACGGCATAGCCCACGGCCATGGCTGCAACGATGCGGGCGGCGTCGGGCATGGCGAAGTATCGCCAGGTGAGCACCGCGGCCACGGCAAGCGATAGCAGCTCGAGCAAGAGCAGCCCACGGCGCAGGCGCGGCGAGGGAGTGGCGGTGATTTTTTCCATCAAGTACATAATTTGACACAAAAGTAATGCTTTTATTCGGTATCTTGCCAAAGTTTCATGCAATGTTGATTGCAGTGTGGCCAATATTTCCTATCTTTGCTTAGTCTACTTCACAGGAAATCATGACGAGCGACAAGGAAATGATGCGTATCGATGTGGATGAGGTGTTGCGCAAGCGCATGCCCCGGTACTACCGGCACATTCCAAAGTGGCTGACGGGCTGGCTCAAGCGCACCATTCACCAAGACGAGCTCAACGCCATCTTGCAGCACATGACGGCCCAGCCGGGCGGCGTGGAGGCTGCCGATGCCGCCCTGAGCGACCTGCAAGTCACGGCCACCCTGGTGGGCGGCCACAACGTGCCCAGCCAGGGGCGCTACATCTTTGTGAGCAACCACCCGCTGGGCGGCCTCGACGGGCTGTCGCTCATCTCGGTGCTGGGCCACAAGTACGACGGGCACATACGCTTCCTGGTCAACGACCTGCTCATGGCCGTGAAGCCCCTGCAAGGCATCTTCCTGCCCGTCAACAAGTACGGGCGCCAGAGCCGCCTGGCCGCAGTCGAAATCGAGCGCCAGTACCAGGGCGACAACCAGATGATCACCTTCCCGGCCGGGCTGTGCTCGCGCATGACGGGCAGCGGCGAGATTCACGACCTGGAGTGGCACAAGATGGTGGTGACCCACGCCCTGCACAGCCACCGCGACGTGGTGCCCCTGTACTTCGACGGGCGCAACTCGGGTTTCTTCTACCGGCTGGCGCGCTGGCGCAAGCGGCTGGGCCTCAAGTTCAACTACGAGATGGTGTATCTGCCCGGCGAGATGTTCAAGTGCCGCGGCAGCAACTTCAAGATCTATGTGGGGCAGCCCGTGCCGTGGCAGTCGCTCGATGCCAGGCACCCGGCGCAGGAAGCGCGCCGCCTGTGCAGCATGACCTACGGGCTCAGGCCCGCCAAGGAAAAGGAATAGTAAATGACACATATACATCACAGCAAGATGGTTGAAAAAATTATTGATCCTGTCGACCCAGCCCTCATCGAGCAAGAGCTCACACCCGAGCGCTTCCTGCGCCGCACCAACAAGGCCGACAACGTGATCTATGTTGTCGACGCCAAGTGCGCCCCCCACACGATGCGCGAGATAGGGCGCCTGCGCGAGATTTCGTTCAGGGCCTCGGGCGGCGGCACGGGCAAGGCCTGCGACATCGACGAGTTTGACCTCATGGCTCCGCCGTGCCGGCAGCTGCTGGTGTGGAACCCGCACAAGCGCGAAATCATAGGTGCCTACCGCTTTATCGCCGGCAACGACATCAAGACCAATGCCGACGGCTCGCCCCGCATAGCCATGGGGCACATGTTCAGGTTCTCGCCCGCCTTCATGCGCGACTACCTGCCCGTGACCATAGAGCTGGGCCGATCGTTTGTGCGCCCCGAGTACCAGTCGACCCACGCCGGCGTGAAGGCCATCTTTGCCCTCGACAACCTGTGGGACGGCCTGGGCGCGCTCACCGTGGTGCACCCCGAGATGAAATACCTCATGGGCAAGATGACCATGTATCCCGCCTACCGGCACGACTGCCGCAACCTGCTGCTGGCCTTCCTCAACCTCTACTTCCCCGACCCCGACGTGCTGGTGCGGCCCATCGACCCGCTCGAGACCAATGCCGACGAGCAAGAGCTGGAGTCGTTCTTCGCCGGCAACGACTTCAAAGAGGACTACCGGCGGCTCAACGCCTACATACGCGACCACGGCATCAACATCCCTCCGCTGGTGAATGCCTACATGAGCCTGTCGCCCAAGATGCGCATGTTTGGCACAGCCATCAACCACGAGTTTGGCGAGGTGGAGGAGAGCGGCATCTTCTTCAAAATCGACGAGATTGCCAACCAGAAGAAAAGCCGCCACATCGACACCTACATAAAAGACAGCATGTAGCGTGCGCACAGGCCTGCGACACACTACCCAACAGCTACCGATGAAACTGAGACTCAACACACTCGCACTGCTCGCGGCAGCCATGACCAGCACCCTGGCCACGGCCGCACAAGGAGGCATCGACTATGAGGCTGGCGTGACCGTGAATGCCGGCAGCAGCCACCTGGCCCCCTACTACATCGCCTCCAACCGCGGCGGCACGCTCACCCAGCAATACGGCACGCTGGCATTTGCCAGCGCCGTGCACGAGCTCGACACGGCCCGGCGCGTGTCGTGGGGCTTCGGCGCCGAGGCATGGGCAGGCTACAGCTCGAGTGCCGACTACGACCGCTACAGCGTGGCCGGCGACCTCTTCTACAACAACAGCCAGCACCCGGCCCGCCTGTGGGTGCAGCAACTCTACATCGAGGGCAAGTACCGCTCGGTGAGGGCCACGCTGGGAGCCAAGACGCTCACCTCGCCAGTGGTGAACCCAGCCCTGTCGAGCGGCGACATGGTGATGAGCGGCAACGCGCGCCTGGGCGGCGGCGTCAACGTGGGCTTTGTCGACTTCCAGCCCGTGCCCTTCACCCACGGCTGGCTCCAGCTGTGCGGGCAGGTGGGCTACTGGCGCACGGGCGACAGCCAGTGGCTCAAGCACCACTACAACTACTACAACAACTTCTTGACCACCGGCACGTGGTTCAACTACAAGTATGCCCACTTCCGCACCCGCCCCGACCAGCCCGTGGTGGTGACCTTCGGCATGCAGGCCGCCTACCAGTTTGGCGGCACCCAGGTGAAATATGACCACGGCATCGAGACCGGGCGCGTCAAGATGAAAAGCGACATGAAGGCCATCTTTCGCAGCATGATACCCGGCAGCGGCGGCGGCAACGCGGGCGACACCTTTGTCGAGGGCAACCACGTGGGCTCGTGGGACGTGGCCCTGGAGTGCCGCCTGCCCCGCGAAGCCCGCCTGCGCGCCTACCACGAGCGCCTGTGGGAAGACGGCAGCGGCATCGGCTTCCAGAACGGCTTCGACGGCCTGTGGGGCATCGAGTACCGCGCCGGCCACAGCGGCCCTGTCGAGGGCGTGGTGCTCGAGTGGGTAGAGCTCACCAACCAGAGCGGCCCCATCCACTTCAACCCGGCCGACCACGAGGGCAACCAGCTCACAGGCCAGGCCACCGGCGCCGACAACTACTACAACAACTATGCCTACAACGGCTATGCCAGCCACGGCATGTCGATAGGGTCGCCCTTTGTGAAGGCACCCCTCTACAACACCAACGGCTACATGGGCTATCTCGACACCCAGATGCGCGGTCTGCACTTGGGCATCGCGGGCACCGTGGCGCCAGGCATTGGCTACCGTGCCCTGGCCAGCTACCGCCGCGCTTGGGGCACGCCCTTCCTGCCTCGCGTCGAGGGAGCCGGCTGCACCTCGCTGCTGGTCGAGACCGTGATCGTGCCCGCATGGATGCGCCAGCTCACCCTCAAGGCACAGTTTGCCTGCGACCTGGGCAAGCTCTACGGCGACAACGCCGGCGCCCTGGTATCGATCACCTATCACGGCAACCTAAACTTCAAGAAACGATGAAAGCATTACTCCATACACTACTGTGCACCCTCGTGGTGCTCGCTGCCGGGTGGGCAACCCAGTCGTGCACCCACAACGGCGGCGACGTGAGCCCCTGGTGGGGCACTTGGCACGTGGAGAGCGTCGAGGCCCAGGGCAAGCCAGTGACCACTATCGCAGGCGACTTCTTCTTCCAGTTCCAGGGCGAAGTGGTGCGCTTGAGCTGGCGCAACGACCGCTACGACAGCGCCGAGAGCTACGGCAACTGGAGCGAGGGCCAGGGCACCATCACCATGCGCTTTGTCAACCCCGACGCGCAGCCGCTCGCCCTGCCAGGCCTGGGCGCGACCACCACTTTCACCATCGAGCACAAGAGCCACCAGCGCATCGTGCTCTCGACAGTGGCCCAGGGCGCGAGCTACCGCTACACGCTCAAGAAAGTGGTATAGTGTTGCTTTTTTCGCCCCAAAGTCGTAACTTTGCACACCGCAACAATATTGGAAACAATTCACAACTAAACGTTTATCATTCAATCGATGGATAATAAAATCAACTTTGTAAAAGAACTTGAATGGCGTGGCATGATCAACAACATCATGCCAGGCACCGACGAACAACTCAACCGCGAGATGACATCGGCCTACGTGGGCATCGACCCCACGGCCGACTCACTGCATATAGGCCACCTGGTGGGCATCATGATGCTCAAGCACTTCCAGCGCGCCGGCCACCGGCCCATCGCCCTCATAGGCGGCGCCACCGGCATGATAGGCGACCCCTCGATGAAGTCGCAAGAGCGCGTGCTCATCGACGAGCCCACCCTGCGCCACAACCAGGAGTGCATACGCCGCCAGCTGGCCAAGTTTCTCGACTTCGACAGCGACGCCCCCAACCACGCCATCCTGGTCAACAACTACGACTGGATGAAAAACTACAGCTTCCTGCAGTTCATACGCGACATTGGCAAGCACATCACCGTCAACTACATGATGGCCAAGGACTCGGTCAAGAAGCGCCTGGCCGCCAACGCCGACCACGGCATGTCGTTCACCGAGTTCTCCTACCAGCTGTTGCAGGGCTACGACTTCCTGCACCTGTACCGCGCCGAGGGCTGCAAGCTGCAGATGGGCGGCAGCGACCAGTGGGGCAACATCACCACCGGCACCGAGCTCATACGCCGCATGGACGGCGGCGAGGCCTATGCCATCACCTGCCCCCTGATCACCAAGGCCGACGGCACCAAGTTTGGCAAGACCGAGGGCGGCAACGTGTGGCTCGACCCCAAGCGCACCTCGCCCTACAAGTTCTACCAGTTCTGGGTGAACGTGAGCGACGCCGATGCTGCCAAGTATATCAAAATCTTCACCGACCTCACCCAAGACGACATCGCCGCCCTCGAGCAGCAACAGGCCGCCGACCCCGGCCAGCGCCCCCTGCAGAAGCGCCTGGCCAAGGAAATCACCACCATGGTGCACAGCGCCCAGGACTACGAGACCGCAGTCGAGGCCTCGCAAATCCTCTTCAGCAACAAGGCCAACGACATCCTGCACAAGATCGACGAGGCCACGCTGCTCAGCGTCTTCGAGGGCGTGCCGCAGTTTGAGGTGAGTCGCGACCGCCTCTCGGCCGGCATCCCCGCCATCCAGCTGCTCACCGACGAGGCCGCCGTCTTCTCCAGCAAGGGCGAAATGCGCAAGATGACACAGGGCGGCGGCGTGAGCATCAACAAGGAGAAACTCACCGACCCCAACGCCACTATCGACGCCAGCCACCTGCTCAACGGCAAGTACATCCTGGCCCAGCGCGGCAAGAAAAACTACTACCTGCTCATCGCCAAGTAGCCACAGCCGCCAGCGTGCTGCCAGGCGGCAGCACGACAGCCCGCCACAACACACAGCGAGGGAGTGCCCCACCCACGGGAGCCTCCCTCGCTTTTGATTTCACACCCCGCTGCCACGGGAGTCTCGCGTCACGTGCCACCATTAGTCCCCTGGCATTTTGTGGGTGAAGAATGGGCGGGCTGGCGGCGGGGCATGGCTTGGCACGCGACCCTTGCGCGGTGGCCCGCACGGCGGCAGGGGCGTGTTTACATCTATTAATAGTCGCGATGGGAGAAAGTCGGGTTTTTATTTGTAATTTTGCCCAAAAACAAGGATAACATGAAGCGTATTCTCACAACGATTGTCATCGCCCTGGCCTTCAGCATCATGTCGCTGGCCCAGGGCTATGCCCAGGCCTACTTCCCGGTGCGCCTGCACGACTTTGGGTACATCAAGGAGGAGAAGGGTCCTGTGTCCTACACCTTCGAGCTCGAGAACAAGGGCACCAAGCCGCTCATCATCGTGCAGGTCACGGCCTCGTGCGGCTGCACGCGGCCCGAGTACTCGACGCGGCCCATCAAGCCTGGCAAGAAAGGCAAGATCCAGGTCACCTACAGCCCCTACGGGCGGCCGGGAGCCTTTGAAAAAATCATAAAAGTGAAGACCAACGGCCGCGAGAAGCGCACCCTGCTTGTGATCTCGGGCACTGTGATACCACGAGGCAAGAAATGAAACGAAGCATCGAGCTACACGAGTTGCTGCGCTGCACTGTGGCAGTGCTGGCGCTGGCGCTGTGGCTGCCGGCCGCATGGGGGCAGGGCGTGCCCACGTGGGTAGAGCAGGTGCACGACTTCGGCACCTTCAAGGAGGAGCTCAACACCGTGACCTGCACCATGCGCGTGGTGAACACGGGCGACTCGGCCATGGTCATCACCCGCGTGCAGCCCAACTGCGGCTGCACTGTGGCCCAATACAGCCACGAGGTGATGCAGCCTGGCGACACTGGCAGCGTCACGCTCACCTACAACGCCCGCCACATTCCAGGCCAGTTTGAGAAGAAGGTGCTGGTCTACACCAGCGGGCGGCCGCGCAAGACGGTGCTCACCATCAAGGGCAAGGTCATAGGCACGCCCGAGACCGTGAGCGACACCTACCCCTTTGCCGTGGGGCCGCTGCGCCTGAGCACGGGCAACTTGCCGCTGGGCGAGATCTACAAGGGCAAGGCCACCGATGCCTACATAAGCGGCTACAACACCGCCCCCGACACCATGCTCGTGAGCCTGGGCCGCGACATGCCTGCCACCATCTCGGCCCACGCCGTGCCCGACACCGTCGAGCCTGGCGGCCTCTTTATCATCTCGGTCTACTACCGCACGGCCCAAGCCAGGCTGTGGGGGCTCAACATCGACACGCTGAGCGTGCTGGCCACACCGCTGCACGCCACGTCGACAGCCACGAGCGGCGCTGCCAAGGTGAGCGTGATGTGCAACGTGAAAGAGGACTTCTCGCGCCTGGGCGACAAGCAGCGGCGCCAGGCCCCCGTAGTGGAGCTCTCGGCCACCAAGGTCGACTTTGGCGACGTGGCGGCAGGCACGGGTGCGGTCGAGCGCACGTTGCAGGTCAAGAACACCGGCCGCCACGCGCTCAAGCTGCGGCGGCTCTTTGTGCCCGGCGGCGAGGGCATCACGGCCACTTGCGACCAGGCCGAGATCAAGCGGGGGCGCACGGCCACCGTCACCTTGCGCCTCGACCCCAGCCGGCGCCGCGGCACGGTGGTGAACACGAGCCTCAACGTCATCACCAACGACCCCTACACCCCGCAGTCGCTGGTGCGGCTCGTGGGCATCGTGCACTGAAACGGGTGCAAGCACAATCACAAGCAAAAAGAAACCTCTTAACTACATCAACAATCGAAATGAGCACAACAAAAATCATCAAGCACACCGACGAGAATCCACAGGTCGAACACCCCGAGAACGAGGCCTGCTACAGCGGCCTGCAAGTGAACGCAGGCATCGAGCAGCCACCCGTGATCAACCCCTACCTGAAACACCGCAAGCACAGGCCGCAGCTCACGGCCGCCGACTATGTCGAGGGCCTGCGCAAGGGCGACACCACCATTCTGGGGCAGGCAGTGACCCTGGTCGAGAGCCTGCTGCCCGAGAAGCAAGCCGTGGCCCAGGAAGTGATCGAAAAGTGCCTGCCCTATGCGGGCAAGAGCCGCCGCATAGGCATCACCGGCGTGCCCGGCGCCGGCAAGAGCACCTCGATCGACGTCTTCGGCACCTACCTGCTCGACCGCAACCCCGCCGACAAGCTGGCCGTGCTGGCCATCGACCCCAGCAGCGAGCGCTCCAAGGGCTCGATACTGGGCGACAAGACCCGCATGGAGAAACTCTCGATACATCCCCGCGCCTTCATTCGCCCTTCGCCATCGGCCGGCTCGCTGGGCGGCGTGGCACGCAAGACCCGCGAGACGATAGTGCTGTGCGAGGCCGCCGGCTACAACCACATCTTTGTCGAGACCGTGGGCGTGGGCCAGAGCGAGACCGCCGTGCACTCGATGGTCGACTTCTTCCTGCTCATTCAGATTGCCGGCGCCGGCGACGAGCTGCAAGGCATCAAGCGCGGCATCATGGAGATGGCCGACGCCATCGCCATCAACAAGGCCGACGGCGACAACGTGGACCGCGCCAAGATTCAGGCCGCCGAGTTCCAGAATGCCCTCCACCTCTATCCCCTGCCTCCCAGCGGCGTCGAGCCCAAGGTCACGACCTACTCGGGCTACTACAACCTCAACATCGACACGCTGTGGCACATCATCGACGACTACTTCCAGGCTGTGGACCGCAACGGCTACTTCCAGGAGCGCCGCCGCCAGCAAGAGAAGTACTGGATGTATGAGACCATCAACGAGCAACTCAAAAGCAACTTCTACAACGACCCCGAAATCGACGACCTGCTGCGCATCAAGCAGCGCATGGTGCTCGACAACAAGCAGTCGTCGTTTGTGGCCGCTGGCGACATATTGAAATTTTATTTCGACAAACTAAAAAAAACAGATTGATTATGAACCGACTGATGCATATCGTGGCACTGCTGGCAGTGATACTGCTGTGTGCCAATTGCTCGA
This window contains:
- a CDS encoding DUF1573 domain-containing protein, with the translated sequence MKRILTTIVIALAFSIMSLAQGYAQAYFPVRLHDFGYIKEEKGPVSYTFELENKGTKPLIIVQVTASCGCTRPEYSTRPIKPGKKGKIQVTYSPYGRPGAFEKIIKVKTNGREKRTLLVISGTVIPRGKK
- a CDS encoding DUF1573 domain-containing protein, producing MKRSIELHELLRCTVAVLALALWLPAAWGQGVPTWVEQVHDFGTFKEELNTVTCTMRVVNTGDSAMVITRVQPNCGCTVAQYSHEVMQPGDTGSVTLTYNARHIPGQFEKKVLVYTSGRPRKTVLTIKGKVIGTPETVSDTYPFAVGPLRLSTGNLPLGEIYKGKATDAYISGYNTAPDTMLVSLGRDMPATISAHAVPDTVEPGGLFIISVYYRTAQARLWGLNIDTLSVLATPLHATSTATSGAAKVSVMCNVKEDFSRLGDKQRRQAPVVELSATKVDFGDVAAGTGAVERTLQVKNTGRHALKLRRLFVPGGEGITATCDQAEIKRGRTATVTLRLDPSRRRGTVVNTSLNVITNDPYTPQSLVRLVGIVH
- the meaB gene encoding methylmalonyl Co-A mutase-associated GTPase MeaB, producing the protein MSTTKIIKHTDENPQVEHPENEACYSGLQVNAGIEQPPVINPYLKHRKHRPQLTAADYVEGLRKGDTTILGQAVTLVESLLPEKQAVAQEVIEKCLPYAGKSRRIGITGVPGAGKSTSIDVFGTYLLDRNPADKLAVLAIDPSSERSKGSILGDKTRMEKLSIHPRAFIRPSPSAGSLGGVARKTRETIVLCEAAGYNHIFVETVGVGQSETAVHSMVDFFLLIQIAGAGDELQGIKRGIMEMADAIAINKADGDNVDRAKIQAAEFQNALHLYPLPPSGVEPKVTTYSGYYNLNIDTLWHIIDDYFQAVDRNGYFQERRRQQEKYWMYETINEQLKSNFYNDPEIDDLLRIKQRMVLDNKQSSFVAAGDILKFYFDKLKKTD